In Posidoniimonas polymericola, one genomic interval encodes:
- a CDS encoding type II secretion system protein: MKATRSRGFTLVELLVVIAIIGILVALLLPAVTSARSAARRAACQNNLRQFGVGLLLFADRDAQGRYCTGASDYRRDGAMDVYGWVADLVNAQAALPGDMLCPANPLRGSEKLNDLLGNDTTDGKGGADPTKLAQGVAGQATYNGASGGSGSTFAGTAPNTPERANLIARAIMAEGYNTNYAAGWHLVRTKPLMDAAAATPNTLSSAGSQKDTIATGGPLTLRLAESAKVVTANIALLGDAAPGDADEATLSQTLSYGPTDPFANGTNDSRTFITQGEGLTEAFNDGPAYFSASTNTVNLVAKGASMVDQRACESSQDECTGVPVGPDGSAGQQLYLQDTRDWFAVHDGVCNILFADGGVKQFYDTNNDGFLNPGFPVPANLTDADYAKVGFRGPDPELDRLRIYNGIFLEGVSKSGVFEN, encoded by the coding sequence ATGAAAGCTACTCGTTCGCGTGGTTTCACGCTTGTTGAGCTGCTGGTGGTGATCGCCATCATCGGCATTCTTGTCGCGCTGCTGCTGCCGGCCGTCACCAGCGCCCGCTCGGCCGCCCGCCGCGCCGCCTGCCAGAACAACCTCCGCCAGTTCGGCGTCGGCCTGCTGCTGTTCGCCGACCGCGACGCCCAGGGCCGCTACTGCACCGGCGCCAGCGACTACCGTCGCGACGGCGCGATGGACGTCTACGGCTGGGTTGCTGACCTGGTCAACGCCCAGGCCGCGCTGCCCGGCGACATGCTCTGCCCTGCCAACCCGCTCCGCGGTTCGGAGAAGCTCAACGACCTGCTCGGCAACGACACCACCGACGGCAAGGGTGGCGCTGATCCCACCAAGCTAGCCCAGGGCGTGGCTGGTCAGGCAACCTACAACGGCGCAAGCGGCGGCAGCGGTTCGACCTTCGCAGGCACCGCTCCAAACACCCCCGAACGCGCCAATCTGATCGCCCGCGCCATTATGGCCGAGGGTTACAATACCAACTACGCTGCTGGTTGGCACCTCGTGCGAACCAAGCCGCTGATGGATGCGGCTGCCGCCACGCCGAACACTTTGTCGAGTGCCGGAAGTCAGAAGGACACCATCGCTACCGGCGGGCCGCTGACGCTGCGTCTTGCCGAGAGTGCCAAGGTCGTCACGGCGAACATCGCCCTCCTCGGCGACGCCGCCCCTGGCGACGCGGACGAGGCGACCCTATCGCAGACTCTGTCCTACGGACCGACGGACCCATTCGCCAACGGCACCAACGACTCGCGTACCTTCATCACCCAGGGCGAAGGCTTGACCGAGGCGTTCAACGACGGACCTGCCTACTTCAGCGCGTCGACCAACACGGTCAACCTGGTTGCCAAAGGCGCCAGCATGGTTGATCAGCGTGCCTGCGAGAGCAGCCAAGACGAGTGCACCGGCGTCCCGGTGGGCCCGGACGGATCGGCTGGTCAGCAGCTCTACCTGCAAGACACCCGTGACTGGTTTGCTGTGCACGACGGCGTCTGCAACATCCTGTTTGCCGACGGTGGCGTCAAGCAATTCTACGACACCAACAATGACGGCTTCCTGAACCCTGGGTTCCCCGTCCCGGCCAACCTTACCGACGCCGACTACGCTAAGGTCGGCTTCCGGGGCCCGGATCCGGAGCTGGATCGCCTCCGTATCTACAACGGCATCTTCCTCGAAGGCGTCTCGAAGTCGGGCGTGTTTGAAAACTAG
- a CDS encoding DUF1559 family PulG-like putative transporter, with protein sequence MTLSNYLPCRLIAAITVSVVATPMVGCGGNSADAFRARAIQRPPDDEEDSLPAQTAPTVVAASSAPPSSVDPTAAAAAQPATAAVAAAPAAEAAPSRELPTTVEGRVARSAENLERIAAALEAYRKDKTVYPAAAVIDVSRAPLFSWRVELLPYLGHEQLYKQFDRTQPWYAPQNKALLGQIPAVFQSPDRGGTKTNYLATVGTSTIIKTPRSLNAVRVEDGLSNTALVVEADDALAVEWTQPEEYAVDLNAPKKGLGTLRGGHVFLIWGGGMVGSIPLSSPEEAFKAVYTADGGEPFTMASLNQPISPETMSVAPRPAAPEPLTQSLPDSGPVRQRTRVAAVQQDKLVSTYLSAAAAALESSDATSAWQWTYAAAALGGIPEQGYEWRPALRRPALGVHYGIGITGSSQGAARPGPSRSELEAATTPYGHLLLDVIERQAMQDSFAQRLQVGTEPQKRTPARGRGFDSRAAISVLEPGTESVLRHEAEDAGCDVLVLLEVDENAQRTRRSLRLKLLDLAARKELYCSRRLDYSSSDRDRGAPGDEDSLDRVKWELQDLVEDGLSAQPWPVRMDKRIAARRVAALGQSKDPYTPRVVGEIQYYRQQGLVDTAECLAAVEALLGDPNGANLLLGSEAKKKRELREWLPATDPGAFVAGAPSRAVKSDDR encoded by the coding sequence ATGACTCTATCGAACTACCTGCCGTGCCGATTGATTGCGGCAATCACCGTGTCGGTCGTCGCGACCCCGATGGTTGGCTGCGGCGGAAACAGCGCCGACGCCTTCCGCGCTAGAGCTATCCAGCGACCGCCCGATGACGAGGAAGACTCTCTGCCGGCCCAGACGGCTCCGACCGTAGTCGCGGCCAGCAGTGCCCCGCCATCCTCGGTAGATCCCACAGCCGCCGCGGCGGCGCAACCGGCGACAGCAGCAGTCGCGGCCGCGCCGGCCGCCGAAGCTGCCCCCAGCCGCGAGCTGCCCACGACCGTCGAGGGACGCGTAGCGCGGAGCGCCGAGAACCTGGAGCGGATCGCTGCGGCTCTCGAGGCCTACCGGAAGGATAAGACCGTTTACCCCGCTGCCGCGGTCATCGACGTCAGCCGCGCGCCGTTGTTTAGCTGGCGGGTCGAGCTGCTCCCGTACCTGGGCCACGAGCAACTCTACAAGCAGTTTGATCGCACGCAGCCCTGGTACGCCCCGCAGAACAAGGCGTTGCTCGGGCAGATCCCCGCGGTGTTCCAGAGCCCAGATCGCGGCGGCACAAAGACCAACTACCTGGCCACTGTCGGAACCAGCACCATCATCAAGACGCCCCGCTCGCTCAACGCCGTGCGGGTCGAAGATGGCTTGTCGAACACGGCGTTGGTTGTTGAGGCCGACGACGCGCTAGCGGTCGAGTGGACGCAGCCTGAAGAGTACGCAGTGGACCTGAACGCACCAAAGAAAGGGCTCGGCACGCTCAGGGGGGGCCATGTGTTTCTGATCTGGGGCGGTGGCATGGTGGGCTCGATTCCTCTCAGCTCCCCCGAGGAGGCCTTCAAGGCGGTCTACACCGCCGACGGGGGCGAACCGTTCACGATGGCTTCGCTCAATCAGCCAATCTCCCCGGAAACCATGTCGGTGGCGCCAAGACCCGCGGCGCCGGAGCCGTTGACTCAGTCGTTGCCGGATTCCGGTCCTGTTAGACAACGCACCCGGGTCGCGGCGGTTCAACAAGACAAGCTCGTTTCCACCTACCTCAGCGCCGCCGCAGCCGCACTGGAAAGCAGCGACGCCACTTCAGCCTGGCAGTGGACCTACGCGGCGGCGGCACTCGGGGGGATCCCAGAGCAGGGCTACGAGTGGCGCCCTGCCCTGCGTCGGCCAGCGCTCGGTGTCCACTACGGTATCGGGATTACGGGGAGCTCGCAGGGCGCCGCGCGGCCGGGCCCCTCTCGGTCGGAGCTCGAGGCCGCGACAACGCCGTACGGCCACCTGCTGCTGGACGTTATCGAACGGCAGGCGATGCAGGATTCGTTCGCCCAGCGTCTGCAGGTTGGTACGGAACCGCAGAAACGGACCCCCGCCCGGGGACGCGGGTTCGATTCGCGGGCGGCAATCTCGGTGCTCGAGCCGGGAACGGAGTCGGTGCTGCGGCACGAGGCCGAGGACGCGGGCTGCGACGTTCTGGTGCTGCTCGAGGTTGACGAGAACGCCCAGCGGACCCGCCGCAGCCTGCGGCTGAAGCTGCTCGACCTGGCCGCCCGGAAGGAGCTGTACTGCAGCCGCCGGCTGGACTACTCGTCCAGCGACCGCGACCGTGGCGCCCCGGGCGACGAGGACTCGCTCGACCGCGTGAAATGGGAGCTGCAGGACCTGGTGGAAGACGGGTTGTCTGCCCAGCCGTGGCCGGTCCGGATGGACAAGCGAATCGCCGCCCGCCGAGTCGCCGCGCTCGGCCAGAGCAAGGACCCCTATACCCCCAGGGTCGTCGGCGAAATCCAGTACTACCGCCAGCAGGGGCTGGTTGACACGGCCGAGTGCCTTGCCGCAGTCGAGGCGTTGCTGGGCGATCCTAACGGGGCCAATCTGCTGCTGGGCAGCGAAGCGAAGAAAAAGCGGGAGCTGCGCGAGTGGCTCCCCGCGACTGACCCCGGTGCGTTTGTCGCCGGCGCCCCGAGTCGGGCGGTCAAGTCTGACGACCGTTGA
- a CDS encoding HU family DNA-binding protein: MAKAAPKPPTKTEIFANIAEETGLTKKQVGEVFDALSGQIEKALGRRGPEVFTIPGLCKITVKHKPATKEREGINPFTGEPTVFKAKPASKAVKVTALKKLKDMVS; encoded by the coding sequence ATGGCGAAAGCCGCCCCCAAGCCACCGACCAAGACAGAGATCTTCGCGAACATCGCGGAGGAGACCGGCCTGACCAAGAAGCAGGTTGGCGAGGTTTTCGACGCCCTGTCGGGCCAGATCGAGAAGGCTCTCGGCCGCCGTGGCCCCGAGGTTTTCACGATCCCTGGCCTGTGCAAGATCACCGTCAAGCACAAGCCCGCCACCAAGGAGCGCGAAGGCATCAACCCGTTCACCGGCGAGCCGACCGTCTTCAAGGCCAAGCCCGCTAGCAAGGCCGTCAAGGTTACCGCTCTGAAGAAGCTCAAGGACATGGTTTCCTAG
- a CDS encoding dockerin type I repeat-containing protein, with protein MFCAKFRLRVVSAVALFSAIVCGQPTAVLAADVDASWDGTFLNKWSEGARWTTVPDVSPLAPNNVASTFSATVNLGNVIVDVPGGVTLNSLNLIDAFVSGDQTVTIVGEPGVPSRWTGATQNSEFRNPGGLTVGAGAELLIGGSGFKALGQPADGDNNADVVTLSVEGSIEFAGGGSFRAAGEGAAIAVAAGGAFNWGSDADLAGTASGEFNIAGALTKSAGAGIATVGSNWSVVNTGSIDIQSGVFSLSSGANGLANDGSIRVSGVGTELRVGGGQSSGSWEVSSGATLSVFSGNAAIKQRLTGATAVLTNNGILSVNGAIEFSEGASLAGGGALNLVSGSIGGDAPIYVENLNWTGGAVSSTGGLTVPSGATAMIAGGRDKFLRANAALEIGGIASVSGAGDLVTTAASGVPAGLVISAGGELDIQSDADLTGGNQSGRSGLLNNSGIFRKSAGDGVTQIESAWSIKNYGLISIETGVLQIDGPLDHGGTSEISVSAGAELRLAGAVIGDQGFGGEGLVEFRDSYSPGEGPAEVSFGGDVSLVEGSELLLELGGTAAGAYDSLTASGAIEFLGALSVRLVDPLGGEAVFAPSAGDAFTLLTADGGLTVPSGLGNVTLPEAPAYTDWTLEIVADTLRLLLVAVESGDFNGDGLVDAADYTLWRSNDGAGTGTPGSLTPADGDANGDGFVDADDYGVWQSQYGAIVAPSSVDVSSIPDPCCAALLALGMALSVPARSVGRGAL; from the coding sequence ATGTTCTGCGCAAAGTTCAGGTTGCGAGTCGTTTCTGCTGTCGCTCTTTTCAGTGCAATCGTCTGTGGACAGCCGACCGCGGTCCTGGCGGCCGACGTCGACGCCAGCTGGGACGGAACCTTCCTGAACAAATGGTCGGAAGGCGCCCGCTGGACCACGGTACCCGACGTCTCGCCCCTGGCGCCCAACAACGTCGCGTCGACGTTCTCCGCGACCGTCAACCTTGGTAACGTCATTGTCGATGTGCCTGGAGGAGTCACGCTAAACTCGCTGAATCTGATCGACGCGTTCGTATCGGGGGATCAGACGGTCACGATTGTCGGCGAGCCAGGCGTCCCGTCCCGCTGGACGGGGGCGACCCAGAACTCCGAGTTCAGGAATCCTGGCGGCCTAACCGTCGGCGCCGGGGCCGAGCTGCTGATAGGCGGCAGCGGATTCAAGGCCCTTGGGCAGCCGGCCGACGGCGACAACAATGCGGACGTCGTGACGTTGAGCGTAGAGGGCTCGATTGAGTTTGCGGGAGGTGGATCATTCAGGGCGGCCGGCGAGGGCGCGGCGATCGCCGTCGCCGCGGGCGGTGCGTTTAACTGGGGCTCCGACGCCGACCTAGCCGGGACCGCGTCGGGCGAGTTCAATATCGCCGGCGCCCTGACCAAGTCTGCCGGGGCAGGGATCGCGACGGTCGGATCCAATTGGTCGGTCGTCAACACGGGATCCATCGACATCCAGAGCGGCGTGTTCTCGCTGAGCAGCGGTGCGAACGGGCTCGCGAACGACGGCTCAATTCGGGTTAGCGGAGTCGGCACGGAGCTCCGCGTCGGCGGCGGGCAGTCGAGCGGGAGCTGGGAAGTTTCCTCCGGCGCGACACTGAGCGTCTTCAGCGGCAACGCCGCCATCAAGCAGCGGCTAACCGGCGCCACGGCGGTGCTCACCAACAACGGGATTTTGTCGGTAAACGGCGCGATCGAGTTTTCTGAGGGGGCCTCGCTGGCGGGCGGCGGTGCGTTGAACCTGGTCAGCGGGTCGATCGGTGGGGACGCCCCGATTTACGTTGAGAACCTTAACTGGACCGGCGGCGCCGTCTCCAGCACGGGCGGCCTCACGGTTCCAAGTGGGGCGACCGCGATGATCGCCGGCGGCAGAGACAAGTTTCTCCGCGCCAACGCGGCGCTTGAGATCGGCGGCATAGCAAGCGTGTCTGGCGCAGGCGACCTCGTGACGACCGCGGCATCGGGCGTCCCAGCGGGGCTCGTGATTTCTGCCGGCGGGGAACTCGATATCCAATCCGACGCCGACCTGACCGGCGGCAATCAGTCGGGGCGGAGCGGCCTGCTGAACAACAGCGGTATCTTCCGCAAATCGGCTGGCGATGGCGTCACCCAGATCGAGTCGGCCTGGTCCATCAAGAACTACGGGCTGATCAGTATCGAGACCGGCGTGCTGCAGATCGACGGACCCTTGGATCACGGCGGCACCAGCGAGATCTCCGTTTCGGCCGGGGCCGAGCTCCGGCTCGCCGGAGCGGTCATTGGTGATCAGGGCTTTGGCGGGGAGGGGCTGGTTGAGTTTCGTGACAGCTATAGCCCCGGCGAGGGGCCGGCCGAAGTTTCCTTTGGCGGCGATGTTAGCCTCGTCGAGGGTTCAGAATTGCTGCTTGAGCTCGGCGGGACCGCCGCGGGAGCCTACGACTCGCTCACGGCGAGCGGGGCCATCGAGTTTTTGGGCGCCCTGAGCGTCAGGCTGGTTGACCCACTCGGCGGCGAAGCGGTGTTCGCCCCATCCGCGGGCGACGCCTTTACGCTGCTGACTGCCGACGGAGGACTGACCGTCCCGAGCGGCCTGGGTAACGTTACCCTTCCCGAGGCGCCGGCATACACCGATTGGACTCTCGAGATCGTCGCGGACACGCTGCGGCTGTTGCTCGTCGCGGTGGAGAGCGGCGACTTCAACGGCGATGGGCTGGTGGATGCGGCAGACTACACGCTCTGGCGGAGCAACGACGGTGCTGGAACCGGCACGCCGGGCAGCCTCACCCCAGCCGACGGCGACGCCAACGGCGACGGGTTCGTCGACGCCGACGACTACGGCGTTTGGCAGTCGCAGTACGGCGCCATAGTGGCTCCGTCCTCGGTTGACGTGAGCTCGATCCCGGACCCGTGCTGCGCCGCCCTGTTGGCTCTAGGAATGGCCCTCAGCGTCCCTGCACGGTCGGTGGGCCGCGGCGCCCTGTAG
- a CDS encoding double zinc ribbon domain-containing protein, whose amino-acid sequence MQPSNCASHAALAGSPPPIDTPAGARELSCPGCRSAANQAAKFCGQCGFRLWDPCLDCEHQNSVAEKFCGSCGSELAARLNGVLADAQSRFAEADRLAEFGRLVDAAALLDGLTLTAHSRLANLVTERDNRVAAYRERREAVVQQSSGVLEEVNRLIAAADYAAALAEADKIPPALRVAELAELHKQAAEKVERSNQLRAQLRAGVREKKYEGLLRVARLLAEVTPTDPLVEKLLPQLEQWQASADSRRATACVAGAVEALKNNAYRKAESLLAQSPPITDETLAKTYQAARERVWLATQIADAPYATKTLAAIATRLAKLQPNDQTAGRIAQQVSERAAKSAANPRGVPAPWGKDREPGPLGGSLEVCPLPPALVAACVQRKVAAHQVSVGYGLGLQALGGAALPLNLMPVEKKGWLKKLAAGRGRGASRGWGLDIGGRSLTAVCLESPANTGDPPAVGVIEVIPYGDDVQANTAPRDGGLAPAVQHALSQLAERHDLTQTPVVASLSGPKTLGRFFALPAPTPSKFDQAVEFEVRSGVPLPREYIVADYHAQVLPGEPDDVDDVPMRWVTLVAASRKLVAARMQSLVGLGWGQLAVGSSPIALLNTALSPGGAAADRAALGDGVALLDVSGGSTNLVMVTATQVWFRGIHFGADTMIAQIAKAMKIDQPAASKLYYRPESAAAMHTLHDALAPSYDELLGQLTRSLELCRADTGTRPNRVLVTGSETNAPGMLSHLRNGK is encoded by the coding sequence ATGCAACCGAGCAATTGCGCATCGCACGCAGCGTTGGCGGGATCGCCGCCGCCCATCGACACCCCCGCAGGCGCCCGCGAGCTGAGCTGCCCCGGGTGCCGCTCGGCGGCCAACCAGGCGGCCAAGTTCTGCGGCCAGTGCGGCTTCCGGCTGTGGGACCCGTGCCTCGACTGCGAACACCAAAACTCGGTCGCCGAGAAGTTTTGCGGCAGCTGCGGTAGCGAACTAGCCGCCCGGCTCAACGGAGTGCTGGCCGACGCCCAGAGCAGGTTCGCCGAGGCCGACAGGCTGGCGGAGTTTGGACGCCTGGTAGACGCCGCGGCCCTGCTCGACGGGCTGACGCTAACTGCCCACTCGCGGCTGGCGAACTTGGTAACCGAGCGCGACAACCGCGTCGCCGCCTACCGCGAACGCCGCGAGGCGGTCGTGCAGCAGTCCTCGGGCGTGCTGGAAGAGGTCAATCGGCTGATTGCCGCTGCCGACTACGCAGCCGCGCTGGCTGAGGCCGACAAGATACCTCCCGCCCTGCGGGTGGCTGAGCTGGCGGAGCTCCACAAGCAGGCCGCGGAGAAGGTCGAACGCAGCAACCAGCTGCGGGCCCAGCTGCGGGCCGGCGTGCGTGAGAAGAAGTACGAAGGGCTGCTGCGGGTCGCGCGGCTCCTGGCCGAAGTGACCCCGACCGACCCGTTGGTTGAGAAGCTGTTGCCGCAACTCGAACAATGGCAAGCGTCCGCCGATAGCCGACGCGCCACGGCGTGCGTTGCCGGGGCGGTAGAGGCACTGAAGAACAACGCGTACCGGAAGGCCGAATCGCTGCTCGCGCAGTCTCCGCCGATCACCGATGAGACGCTCGCGAAAACCTACCAGGCGGCCCGCGAGCGGGTGTGGTTGGCGACCCAGATCGCCGACGCCCCTTACGCGACCAAGACTCTCGCGGCCATCGCTACCAGGCTGGCCAAGCTGCAGCCGAACGATCAAACCGCTGGACGTATCGCCCAGCAGGTTAGCGAGCGAGCGGCCAAGTCGGCCGCAAACCCGCGTGGGGTCCCTGCGCCATGGGGCAAGGACCGCGAGCCGGGCCCGCTAGGTGGATCGCTCGAGGTTTGCCCGTTGCCGCCCGCGTTGGTCGCCGCGTGCGTCCAACGCAAGGTCGCCGCGCATCAAGTTTCGGTCGGGTACGGGCTCGGGCTGCAGGCGCTCGGCGGGGCGGCCCTGCCACTCAACCTGATGCCTGTCGAGAAGAAGGGCTGGCTGAAGAAGCTGGCCGCCGGTCGCGGGCGGGGCGCGAGCCGGGGCTGGGGCCTGGACATCGGCGGGCGGTCGTTGACGGCTGTGTGCCTCGAGTCGCCGGCGAACACGGGCGACCCGCCGGCGGTCGGTGTGATCGAGGTCATCCCCTACGGCGACGACGTGCAGGCCAACACCGCGCCGCGGGACGGCGGGCTGGCGCCGGCAGTCCAGCATGCCCTTTCACAGCTGGCCGAGCGGCACGACCTGACTCAGACGCCGGTGGTCGCTAGTCTGTCGGGACCCAAAACTCTGGGGCGGTTCTTCGCGTTGCCGGCGCCGACCCCGTCGAAGTTCGACCAAGCCGTAGAGTTTGAGGTCCGCTCCGGGGTGCCGCTCCCGCGGGAGTACATTGTCGCTGACTACCACGCGCAAGTGCTGCCCGGCGAACCGGACGACGTCGACGATGTGCCGATGCGATGGGTGACGCTGGTGGCCGCCAGTCGCAAACTAGTCGCGGCGCGGATGCAGTCGCTGGTGGGGCTTGGCTGGGGCCAGTTGGCGGTCGGCAGCAGCCCCATCGCCCTGCTCAACACGGCCCTGTCACCCGGTGGGGCCGCCGCAGACCGCGCGGCGCTGGGGGACGGCGTCGCCCTGCTCGACGTGAGCGGCGGCAGCACGAATTTGGTGATGGTGACCGCCACTCAGGTCTGGTTCCGAGGAATCCATTTCGGCGCCGACACGATGATCGCGCAGATTGCCAAGGCGATGAAGATCGACCAGCCGGCGGCGAGCAAGCTCTACTACCGACCCGAGTCGGCCGCTGCGATGCACACGCTGCACGATGCCCTCGCTCCCTCGTACGACGAGCTGCTCGGCCAGCTTACGCGATCGCTAGAGCTGTGCCGCGCCGACACGGGCACCCGCCCCAACCGAGTGCTAGTTACCGGGAGCGAAACCAACGCTCCGGGGATGTTGAGCCACCTCCGAAATGGGAAGTAA
- a CDS encoding DUF1559 family PulG-like putative transporter produces the protein MTPTPRGGKPKVQVARASQGMTLVELLVVISIIGILVALLFPAVNAARAASRQTACANNLRQFGIGLHSNASRVGAFCTGAFDWKHEGAITEVGWVADLVDQGSPVGQMLCPANVSQVSETVNQLLTLTESSFGECVDPKGSEPTKKPDGTPVINPCREILEGALAAGGAERVAVIQGKVIDKFYNTNYVSSWLMVRGGPRIGSGGNLSSSDPSCPPSLKSRSSTFGPLKLSQLDASKVPSNLIPLLADGGVAGQLTAMIGGLQPGVETAGSVTGGPVQTSDLKPPSFPDDTPRGGPDGWWAGWSKTRQDYRGFAVAHRGQCNVLMADGGVRPLDDENDDGLLNNGFPIADGGYESDAIEIDEDVVFSKPALRGY, from the coding sequence ATGACACCGACACCGCGTGGCGGTAAGCCGAAGGTCCAAGTTGCGCGGGCTTCTCAGGGCATGACGCTTGTCGAGTTGCTGGTGGTGATCTCGATCATCGGCATCTTAGTAGCCCTGCTCTTCCCGGCGGTAAATGCCGCCCGAGCCGCGAGTCGGCAGACCGCCTGCGCCAATAATCTCCGCCAGTTCGGCATCGGTCTCCACTCGAACGCTTCGCGGGTCGGCGCTTTTTGCACGGGTGCCTTTGACTGGAAGCACGAGGGCGCCATTACGGAAGTAGGCTGGGTCGCCGACTTGGTTGACCAGGGGTCGCCGGTTGGGCAAATGCTCTGCCCGGCGAACGTGTCGCAGGTCAGCGAGACCGTCAACCAACTGCTGACGCTCACCGAGTCGTCGTTCGGCGAGTGCGTCGATCCTAAGGGGAGCGAACCCACCAAGAAGCCCGATGGCACGCCCGTCATCAACCCGTGCCGCGAGATCCTCGAGGGGGCCCTGGCGGCTGGCGGCGCGGAGCGTGTCGCGGTCATCCAGGGCAAGGTGATCGACAAGTTCTACAACACGAACTATGTGAGCAGTTGGCTGATGGTTCGAGGCGGTCCCCGGATCGGGAGCGGCGGCAACCTGAGCTCGAGCGACCCCAGCTGCCCCCCGTCCCTAAAGAGCCGGAGTTCTACGTTCGGCCCCCTCAAGCTGTCCCAGCTTGACGCGTCGAAGGTCCCGAGCAACTTGATCCCGCTGCTCGCCGATGGCGGCGTCGCCGGCCAACTGACTGCCATGATCGGCGGACTACAGCCCGGGGTAGAAACCGCCGGCAGTGTAACCGGGGGGCCGGTCCAGACCAGTGACCTGAAGCCGCCCAGCTTCCCCGACGACACGCCTCGCGGCGGGCCCGACGGCTGGTGGGCCGGCTGGTCGAAGACCCGCCAGGACTATCGCGGCTTCGCGGTCGCGCACCGCGGCCAGTGCAACGTGCTGATGGCCGACGGCGGCGTGCGGCCGCTCGACGACGAGAACGACGACGGCCTGCTGAACAACGGGTTTCCGATTGCTGATGGCGGCTACGAGAGTGACGCCATCGAGATCGACGAGGATGTCGTGTTTAGCAAGCCGGCGCTACGCGGGTACTGA
- a CDS encoding CmpA/NrtA family ABC transporter substrate-binding protein, with protein MSIAATLPSFSAAQDKVLLDLEKDELSFGFIKLTDCAPIVIAKEKGFFENEGLQVEVIAQPNWKTLLDNVLNGELDGAHMLSGQPIAATIGIGTPGHVVTAFTMDLNGNGITVSNSTWEQMQENDSKLMSPQPSHPISADSLKPIVEEMLDNGDKLQMGMVFPVSTHNYELRYWLAASGIHPGMYTKSDTGGRTDAEVELSVTPPPMMPATLESGNIQGYCVGEPWNQQAVAKGIGVPVTTNYDIWKNNPEKVFGVKKSWSDENPNTHLAVIKALILAGKWLDETDASGKLVNREEAARILSRPDYVGADFDVIKNSMTGFFYFQKTDKREMPDFNVFFKHHCTYPWYSDGVWFLTQMRRWGQITEPKPAEWYAETAAKVYQPAIYLEAAKLLVEEGLLEEDEVPWDTDGYKPATDDFIDGVTYDGKQPLEYLQAHKIGNQE; from the coding sequence TTGAGCATTGCGGCGACACTTCCGTCTTTTTCCGCAGCACAAGACAAGGTCCTCCTCGACCTTGAAAAGGACGAGCTGAGCTTCGGCTTCATTAAGCTGACCGACTGCGCTCCGATCGTCATTGCGAAGGAAAAAGGCTTCTTCGAAAACGAGGGCCTGCAGGTCGAAGTCATTGCCCAGCCGAATTGGAAGACGCTGCTCGACAACGTGCTCAACGGCGAGTTGGACGGCGCCCACATGCTCTCTGGTCAGCCGATTGCCGCGACGATTGGGATCGGCACGCCGGGGCACGTCGTTACCGCGTTCACGATGGACCTCAACGGAAATGGCATCACCGTATCCAACTCGACCTGGGAGCAGATGCAGGAGAACGACTCCAAGCTGATGAGCCCGCAGCCGTCCCATCCAATTTCGGCGGACTCGCTGAAGCCGATCGTCGAAGAGATGCTCGACAACGGCGATAAGCTGCAGATGGGCATGGTGTTCCCGGTCTCCACGCACAACTACGAGCTGCGGTACTGGCTGGCGGCCTCGGGGATTCACCCCGGAATGTACACCAAGAGCGACACCGGCGGCCGCACCGACGCCGAGGTCGAGTTGTCGGTCACCCCGCCGCCGATGATGCCCGCCACCCTCGAGTCCGGCAACATCCAGGGCTACTGCGTGGGCGAGCCGTGGAACCAGCAGGCCGTCGCCAAGGGCATCGGGGTGCCGGTTACCACCAACTACGACATCTGGAAGAACAACCCCGAGAAGGTGTTCGGCGTCAAGAAGAGCTGGTCGGACGAGAACCCCAACACGCACCTGGCCGTGATCAAGGCGTTGATCCTGGCCGGCAAGTGGCTCGACGAGACCGACGCCAGCGGCAAGCTAGTCAACCGCGAGGAAGCCGCGCGGATCCTCTCCCGTCCGGACTACGTCGGCGCCGACTTTGACGTCATCAAGAATTCGATGACCGGCTTCTTCTACTTTCAGAAGACCGACAAGCGTGAGATGCCGGACTTCAACGTGTTCTTCAAGCACCACTGCACCTACCCGTGGTACTCGGACGGCGTGTGGTTCCTGACCCAGATGCGGCGGTGGGGCCAGATCACCGAGCCGAAGCCGGCCGAGTGGTACGCCGAAACCGCCGCGAAGGTGTACCAGCCGGCAATCTACCTTGAGGCGGCCAAGCTGCTTGTCGAGGAGGGCCTGCTGGAAGAGGACGAGGTCCCCTGGGACACCGACGGCTACAAGCCTGCCACCGACGACTTTATCGACGGCGTCACGTACGACGGCAAGCAGCCGCTCGAGTACCTGCAGGCCCACAAAATTGGAAATCAGGAGTAG